One window of the Thermodesulfobacteriota bacterium genome contains the following:
- a CDS encoding pyridoxal phosphate-dependent aminotransferase gives MTEDRGCPGTVSRRAQEMPSFIAMDVLETAQAMERGGAKIVHLEVGEPDFDTPPAVRRAAAQALERGETHYTHSLGLHELRATIAAHYRARYGADVDPERVVVTSGSSPALFLAFASLLDPGDRVVLTNPHYASYPPFIEFPGGVPVYVPVREEEAFQFVPDEMERALATRPKAVLVNSPANPTGTVISGERLEEVVARAEQAGAYVVSDEIYHGLVYEGRERSVLEFTDRAFVINGFSKLYAMTGWRLGYMIVPPEFVRPIQKIHQNFYISANAFVQRAGIAALTETAADVERMVATYDRRRQYMLQRLEAMGFAFRCHPTGAFYVFVNVAHLGEDSYRLAFDILEKARVGCTPGVDFGSRGEGYLRFTYANSLENIREGMDRLRAYLEALGRAGA, from the coding sequence ATGACCGAGGACCGAGGCTGTCCGGGCACGGTGTCGCGCCGGGCCCAGGAGATGCCGAGCTTCATCGCCATGGACGTGCTCGAGACCGCCCAGGCCATGGAGCGGGGCGGGGCGAAGATCGTCCACCTGGAGGTGGGAGAGCCCGACTTCGACACCCCCCCGGCCGTGCGCCGGGCGGCCGCCCAGGCCCTGGAGCGCGGAGAGACCCACTACACCCACAGTCTGGGGCTCCACGAGCTTCGGGCGACCATTGCCGCCCATTACCGAGCCCGGTACGGGGCCGACGTGGACCCCGAGCGGGTGGTGGTCACCTCCGGGTCGTCCCCGGCCCTGTTCCTGGCCTTCGCGTCGCTGCTGGACCCGGGGGACCGGGTGGTGCTCACCAACCCCCACTATGCCTCCTACCCGCCCTTCATCGAGTTTCCCGGGGGTGTCCCGGTGTACGTGCCGGTGCGGGAGGAAGAGGCCTTCCAATTCGTCCCCGACGAGATGGAGCGGGCGCTCGCGACCCGCCCGAAGGCGGTGCTGGTGAACTCCCCGGCCAACCCTACGGGCACGGTCATCTCGGGGGAGCGGTTGGAAGAGGTCGTGGCCAGGGCCGAACAGGCCGGCGCCTACGTGGTCTCGGACGAGATCTACCACGGCCTCGTCTACGAGGGCCGGGAGCGCTCCGTGCTGGAGTTCACCGACCGGGCGTTCGTGATCAACGGGTTCTCGAAGCTCTACGCCATGACCGGGTGGCGGCTGGGCTACATGATCGTCCCTCCGGAGTTCGTGCGGCCCATCCAGAAGATCCACCAGAACTTCTACATCTCGGCCAACGCCTTCGTGCAGCGGGCCGGCATCGCGGCGCTCACCGAGACGGCCGCCGACGTGGAGCGCATGGTGGCCACCTACGACCGCCGCCGCCAGTACATGCTCCAGCGCCTCGAGGCCATGGGGTTCGCCTTCCGCTGCCACCCCACGGGTGCCTTCTACGTCTTCGTCAACGTGGCTCACCTGGGGGAGGACTCCTACCGGCTGGCCTTCGACATCCTGGAGAAGGCCCGGGTGGGGTGCACGCCCGGGGTGGACTTCGGGAGCCGAGGAGAGGGGTATTTGCGGTTCACCTACGCCAACTCCCTGGAGAACATCCGGGAGGGCATGGACCGGCTCCGGGCGTACCTGGAGGCCCTGGGCCGGGCCGGGGCCTGA
- a CDS encoding DUF1178 family protein, protein MITFDLACDKAHRFEGWFRSARDFDDQKAAGLLECPLCGSRAVTKQLSPVAVHVGRRTAPERANSLPARGDAGGPPEASGPSGAAPPGRAPVSPRPEAFFRVLARFVETHFEDVGPAFAQEARKIEAGEGEVRNIRGTTTAAEEEALREDGIEFLTLALPKYDA, encoded by the coding sequence ATGATCACCTTCGACCTGGCTTGCGACAAGGCCCACCGCTTCGAGGGGTGGTTCCGGAGCGCCCGGGACTTCGACGACCAGAAGGCCGCGGGGCTCCTGGAGTGCCCGCTGTGCGGTTCCCGAGCGGTTACCAAGCAGCTCAGCCCCGTGGCGGTCCACGTGGGGCGCCGCACGGCCCCGGAGCGCGCGAACAGCTTGCCGGCGCGAGGGGATGCGGGAGGTCCGCCGGAGGCTTCCGGTCCTTCCGGGGCCGCCCCCCCGGGCAGGGCCCCGGTCTCCCCCCGCCCCGAGGCGTTCTTCCGCGTCCTGGCCCGGTTCGTGGAGACCCACTTCGAAGACGTGGGGCCCGCGTTCGCCCAGGAGGCCCGCAAGATCGAGGCGGGGGAGGGCGAGGTCCGCAACATCCGGGGCACCACCACGGCGGCCGAGGAAGAGGCGCTGCGGGAGGACGGCATCGAGTTCCTCACGCTGGCCCTGCCCAAGTACGATGCCTAA
- a CDS encoding SPASM domain-containing protein, whose protein sequence is PGGAAAAGRGPRLTVLGEPEALLAALEALGPQALAGCELQMLPPFEPELAVEELAAVTRRLVPSLWSTPGGLGALAEALEMARSHRLAAVAVLNPPAPAPALGPADRSAAAGIWRARGGRGLELRCHDLFLAEELGLSPFEGYRGCQAAGALAHVTDRGRLTACRTIPPEAGDLGDLAVHSLAELWSGAGRRELRERLAAPPDPCAPCALAATCAGGCRGLSPALGRDPSCPGTRGCGTRTDTDEHGPPRTTDNGPLTASPS, encoded by the coding sequence CGCCGGGGGGCGCCGCCGCGGCGGGCCGGGGCCCCCGGCTCACCGTGCTGGGCGAACCGGAAGCCTTGCTCGCGGCCTTGGAGGCACTGGGGCCCCAGGCGCTGGCCGGGTGCGAGCTCCAGATGCTGCCTCCCTTCGAACCCGAGCTCGCCGTGGAGGAGCTCGCGGCGGTCACCCGGCGGCTGGTCCCCTCCCTGTGGTCCACGCCCGGGGGGTTGGGCGCGTTGGCCGAGGCCCTGGAGATGGCCCGGAGCCACCGGCTGGCGGCGGTAGCGGTGCTGAATCCCCCCGCCCCGGCCCCCGCCCTCGGCCCCGCGGATCGGTCCGCGGCGGCGGGGATTTGGAGGGCGCGGGGTGGCCGCGGGCTGGAGCTTCGGTGCCACGACCTCTTCCTTGCCGAGGAGCTCGGGCTCTCCCCCTTCGAGGGGTACCGGGGCTGCCAGGCGGCGGGGGCCCTGGCCCACGTGACGGACCGGGGGCGGCTGACGGCGTGCCGCACGATCCCCCCGGAGGCGGGCGACCTGGGGGACCTGGCCGTGCACTCCCTGGCCGAGCTCTGGTCTGGGGCCGGCCGCCGGGAGCTGAGGGAGCGCCTGGCGGCCCCACCGGACCCCTGCGCCCCCTGCGCCCTGGCGGCCACCTGTGCCGGAGGCTGCCGGGGCCTCTCCCCCGCGCTGGGGCGAGACCCTTCGTGCCCCGGGACACGGGGGTGTGGTACCCGGACGGACACGGACGAGCACGGACCACCACGGACCACGGACAACGGCCCACTGACCGCGAGCCCCTCTTGA
- a CDS encoding aminotransferase class V-fold PLP-dependent enzyme: protein MIYLDNAASSHPKPPAVYEAADRALRLGANPGRSGHRSALEAARLVLEAREAVGELLGVPDASRVIFTLNGTHALNLALKGALGPGDHVVTTRMEHNSVARPLAALERRGVAATWVEGRPDGTVPVGALERALRPETRLVALCHASNVSGTLQDAEAVGDLCRRKGVLFLLDAAQTLGAIPLDPQRLGVHLLAAPGHKGLLGPQGTGLLYVAPEVAVEPLSEGGTGSQSEERSMPEEMPEALEAGTLNTPGLAGLAAGVGYLRERGVASIRRAEEEILGYLLPELAAIPGLVLYGPRDPGRRVAVVSFNLEGRDGAHVGFALDELYGIAVRVGLHCAPDAHKTLGSFPAGSVRASFGPFNTLADAEALVRAVRELAAL from the coding sequence TTGATCTACCTCGACAACGCCGCCAGCTCCCACCCCAAGCCGCCCGCCGTGTACGAGGCGGCGGACCGGGCCCTGCGCCTGGGGGCCAATCCCGGGCGCTCGGGGCACCGCTCCGCCCTGGAGGCAGCCCGACTCGTGCTCGAGGCCCGGGAGGCGGTGGGCGAGCTGCTGGGCGTCCCGGACGCCTCCCGGGTGATCTTCACCCTCAACGGCACCCACGCCCTCAACCTGGCACTCAAGGGAGCTCTGGGGCCGGGGGACCACGTGGTGACCACCCGGATGGAGCACAACAGCGTGGCGCGGCCCCTTGCGGCGCTGGAGCGGCGAGGCGTCGCCGCGACCTGGGTGGAGGGGCGGCCCGACGGCACGGTGCCCGTGGGCGCCCTGGAGCGGGCGCTTCGGCCCGAGACTCGGCTCGTGGCCCTCTGCCACGCCTCCAACGTCTCGGGCACCCTCCAGGATGCCGAGGCGGTGGGGGATCTGTGCCGGCGCAAGGGAGTCCTGTTCCTCCTGGACGCCGCCCAGACCCTGGGAGCGATTCCCCTGGACCCCCAGCGCCTGGGGGTGCACCTCCTGGCGGCCCCGGGCCACAAGGGGCTCCTGGGGCCCCAGGGCACGGGCCTGCTCTACGTGGCTCCGGAGGTCGCCGTGGAGCCCCTCTCGGAAGGGGGCACCGGGAGCCAGAGCGAGGAGCGCTCCATGCCCGAGGAGATGCCCGAGGCGCTGGAGGCCGGAACGCTCAATACCCCCGGGCTCGCGGGGCTCGCAGCGGGCGTCGGGTACCTGCGGGAGCGCGGTGTGGCGTCGATCCGCCGGGCCGAAGAGGAGATCCTCGGCTACCTCCTACCCGAGCTCGCCGCGATTCCCGGTTTGGTCCTCTACGGACCCCGCGACCCCGGCCGGCGGGTGGCGGTGGTCTCGTTCAACCTGGAGGGTCGCGACGGCGCCCACGTGGGCTTTGCCCTGGACGAGCTCTACGGCATCGCCGTGCGGGTGGGCCTCCACTGCGCCCCCGACGCCCACAAGACCCTCGGGAGCTTCCCCGCCGGCTCGGTGCGGGCGAGCTTCGGCCCCTTCAACACGCTGGCCGACGCCGAGGCCCTGGTGCGGGCGGTCCGGGAGCTGGCGGCCCTGTGA
- a CDS encoding PhoH family protein → MKKNYVLDTNVLLHDPDALVVFEDNNLNIPITVIEEIDRFKKNSDEIGRNARHVSRFLDELRLQGDLKAGVANDKGGRVRVRFGREFADRLPAELSVGKGDNRILAVCLSLQEEEPELPVVFVTKDTNLRIKANVLGINAEDYERGKVSLEELYTGTAEATVARASVDQLFREGGTQVEGDLFANQFVCLLDETNPSHTALGRHRGQGRVTPLRIPKEPIWGIQPRNREQRYALDVLLDDEIKLVTLVGKAGTGKTLLAIAAGLQKAVEEQVYKRLLVSRPIFPMGRDIGFLPGDVQEKLRPWMQPIFDNVDFLFAGSQGRDGKRTRGYQELIEMDLMALEPLTYIRGRSIPYQYLIVDEAQNLTPHEIKTIITRAGEGTKIVLTGDPYQIDNPYIDSTSNGLTYCVERFKGQVLAGHVTLAKGERSALAELAANVL, encoded by the coding sequence ATGAAGAAGAACTATGTCCTCGACACCAACGTGCTCCTCCACGACCCCGACGCCCTGGTGGTGTTCGAGGACAACAACCTCAACATCCCCATCACCGTGATCGAGGAGATCGACCGGTTCAAGAAGAACTCGGACGAGATCGGGCGAAACGCCCGGCACGTCTCCCGGTTCCTGGACGAGCTGCGGCTCCAGGGCGACCTGAAGGCCGGCGTGGCCAACGACAAGGGGGGGCGCGTGCGGGTGCGCTTCGGGCGGGAGTTCGCCGACCGTCTCCCCGCCGAGCTCTCGGTGGGCAAGGGGGACAACCGCATCCTCGCGGTCTGCCTCTCCCTGCAAGAAGAGGAGCCCGAGCTCCCGGTGGTGTTCGTCACCAAGGACACCAACCTGCGCATCAAGGCCAACGTGTTGGGGATCAACGCCGAGGACTACGAGCGGGGCAAGGTGAGCCTGGAGGAGCTCTACACCGGCACCGCGGAAGCCACCGTGGCCCGGGCTTCGGTGGACCAGCTCTTCCGGGAGGGCGGCACCCAGGTGGAGGGCGACCTGTTCGCTAACCAGTTCGTGTGCCTGCTCGACGAGACCAACCCGAGCCACACCGCCCTGGGCCGGCACCGGGGCCAGGGCCGGGTCACGCCGCTTCGCATCCCCAAGGAGCCCATCTGGGGCATCCAGCCCCGCAACCGGGAGCAGCGCTATGCGCTCGACGTGCTCCTGGACGACGAGATCAAGCTCGTCACCCTGGTCGGGAAGGCGGGCACGGGAAAGACTCTTCTGGCCATCGCCGCGGGGCTGCAGAAGGCGGTGGAGGAGCAGGTGTACAAGCGCCTGCTCGTCTCCCGGCCCATCTTTCCCATGGGGCGCGACATCGGCTTCCTGCCCGGCGACGTGCAGGAAAAGCTCCGGCCCTGGATGCAGCCCATCTTCGACAACGTGGACTTCCTCTTCGCCGGCAGCCAGGGGCGCGACGGCAAGCGGACCCGGGGCTACCAGGAGCTCATCGAGATGGACCTCATGGCCCTGGAGCCCCTCACCTACATCCGGGGCCGCTCGATCCCCTACCAGTACCTCATCGTGGACGAGGCCCAGAACCTCACCCCCCACGAGATCAAGACCATCATCACCCGGGCAGGGGAGGGGACCAAGATCGTGCTCACCGGCGACCCCTACCAGATCGACAACCCCTACATCGACTCCACCTCCAACGGCCTCACCTACTGCGTGGAGCGCTTCAAGGGTCAGGTCCTTGCCGGCCACGTGACCCTCGCCAAGGGCGAACGCAGCGCCCTCGCGGAGCTGGCGGCGAATGTGCTGTGA
- the tsaD gene encoding tRNA (adenosine(37)-N6)-threonylcarbamoyltransferase complex transferase subunit TsaD yields the protein MTGETLILALETSCDETAAAVLRGERDVLSDVVASQVDLHAEYGGVVPELACRAHAEAVVPVVEQALARAGAALEDLDAVAVTQGPGLAGALLVGLSFAKALCWARGKPLVPVNHLEAHLAAAYLEGEVPLPFVGLVASGGHTALYLSPARGEYRCLGQTLDDAAGEAFDKVAKLLGLGYPGGVHIDRLARQGDPARFSFPRPFLRAEHLDFSFSGLKTALRTHWEKHPEGLAGKDLWDTCASFQEAVVDTLVEKALRAAQREGARGLVACGGVACNGRLRERLVAEASARDLALVVPRPRYCTDNAVMVASAGRHRFLLGVRGGLDLNAIPTWPLGTEQGV from the coding sequence GTGACCGGCGAAACCCTGATCCTCGCCCTCGAGACCTCCTGCGACGAGACCGCGGCGGCGGTGCTGCGGGGCGAGCGCGACGTGCTCTCCGATGTGGTGGCGAGCCAGGTGGATCTGCACGCCGAGTACGGGGGGGTGGTGCCGGAGCTCGCCTGCCGCGCCCACGCCGAGGCCGTGGTTCCGGTGGTGGAGCAGGCCCTGGCGCGGGCGGGGGCAGCCCTGGAAGACCTGGACGCCGTGGCGGTCACCCAGGGCCCGGGGCTCGCGGGGGCGCTCCTGGTGGGGCTCTCGTTTGCCAAGGCCCTGTGCTGGGCCCGGGGCAAGCCCCTGGTGCCGGTCAACCACCTGGAGGCCCACCTGGCGGCGGCCTACCTGGAGGGGGAGGTGCCCCTGCCCTTCGTGGGGCTGGTGGCGTCGGGGGGGCACACGGCTCTCTATCTCTCCCCCGCCCGGGGGGAGTACCGCTGCCTGGGGCAGACCCTGGACGACGCCGCGGGGGAGGCCTTCGACAAGGTGGCCAAGCTCCTGGGCCTGGGGTACCCGGGCGGAGTCCACATCGACCGGCTCGCCCGCCAGGGGGACCCGGCGCGGTTCTCCTTCCCCCGCCCCTTCCTGCGGGCGGAGCACCTGGACTTTTCGTTCTCGGGCCTCAAGACCGCGCTTCGCACCCACTGGGAGAAGCACCCCGAGGGGCTGGCGGGGAAGGACCTCTGGGACACCTGCGCCTCCTTCCAGGAAGCGGTGGTGGACACCCTGGTGGAGAAGGCCCTGCGGGCCGCCCAGCGGGAGGGGGCCCGGGGCCTGGTGGCCTGCGGGGGAGTGGCCTGCAACGGCCGCCTGCGCGAGCGCCTGGTCGCCGAGGCCTCGGCCCGAGACCTCGCCCTGGTGGTCCCGCGCCCCCGCTACTGCACCGACAACGCGGTCATGGTGGCAAGCGCCGGCCGCCACCGGTTCCTCCTGGGGGTGCGGGGGGGCCTGGATTTGAACGCGATCCCCACCTGGCCCCTGGGCACGGAGCAGGGGGTATAG
- the rsmA gene encoding 16S rRNA (adenine(1518)-N(6)/adenine(1519)-N(6))-dimethyltransferase RsmA, whose translation MKPGSPGELTPPAGRPRPPRPRKSLGQHFLSDPGILRKIVEGAGVGPGERVLEIGPGPGGLTRALVAAGARVWALEADPRMVAHLEAQGLPGLHVRLADALAADYPALAAEAGGPFRLVANLPYNISGPLLARLLRQRSAFTSLTLMLQREVGERLLAPPGTRQRGSLSVLAQIFCRLGLVLRVAPGSFRPPPKVESVVLRLDVRPAPARAPRDEDALWTAVRACFGQRRKMLRNPLKALAGEDLEAVLSVAGLSGRERPESLTGEAWIALADALAERALAPGGLPAEEP comes from the coding sequence GTGAAACCGGGTAGTCCCGGGGAGCTGACGCCGCCGGCCGGTCGCCCGCGGCCCCCGCGGCCCAGGAAGAGCCTGGGGCAGCACTTCCTCTCGGACCCGGGGATTCTCCGGAAGATCGTGGAGGGGGCTGGGGTGGGGCCGGGAGAGCGGGTCCTGGAGATCGGGCCGGGGCCCGGAGGGCTGACCCGGGCGCTCGTGGCCGCGGGGGCCCGGGTGTGGGCGCTGGAGGCCGACCCCCGGATGGTCGCTCACCTGGAGGCGCAGGGGCTCCCGGGGCTGCACGTCCGGCTGGCCGACGCCCTGGCGGCCGACTATCCTGCCCTGGCCGCGGAGGCCGGGGGGCCCTTTCGCCTGGTGGCGAACCTCCCCTACAATATCTCGGGACCCCTCCTGGCGCGCCTCCTGCGCCAGCGAAGCGCGTTCACGTCGTTGACGCTCATGCTCCAGCGGGAGGTGGGCGAGCGGCTTCTCGCGCCCCCCGGCACCCGCCAGCGGGGCTCCCTGAGCGTGCTCGCCCAGATCTTCTGCCGGTTGGGGCTCGTGCTGCGGGTGGCCCCCGGCTCGTTTCGCCCGCCCCCCAAGGTGGAGTCGGTGGTGCTGCGCCTCGACGTGCGGCCCGCGCCTGCCCGGGCGCCCCGGGACGAGGACGCCCTGTGGACCGCCGTGAGGGCCTGCTTCGGCCAGCGGCGCAAGATGCTGCGGAACCCCCTCAAGGCCCTGGCCGGCGAGGACCTGGAAGCCGTCCTCTCCGTGGCGGGGCTCAGCGGGCGCGAGCGACCCGAGAGCCTGACCGGCGAGGCCTGGATCGCCCTGGCGGACGCCCTGGCGGAGCGCGCGCTGGCCCCGGGCGGCCTCCCCGCGGAGGAGCCCTGA